The genomic interval GACGCACCACCACCACGGAGCCCTGCGACACCAGCACCCAGCCGATGAAGGGCAAGGCCGCGAACTCGATGTTCATGAAGATGAGAGAGGATGGAGGCAGCGCCGCGGTGGTGACGAACGTCTCACTCAGGCTCGTCTGGTTCAGCTGAAGGAAGACAACCGGCGCACGGTCGTCATAGGCGCCTGCGTTGTGGTCGACCACGTCGACCTCCACGCCAAAGACATGCCGTGCCCATAAACACCAGGCGCGCACGAGCGCATCCGAGGAGCTCGGCCGCACGGGCCCCAATGCGAGCGCGGGAATCAACAAGGGGGGCATCGCGGCACAGGCCACACCCCAGCGAAGTAGGCTGCTCAACGTTCCAGGGCGCTCCGGGGGGTCGCAAGAGGCATCCATGCCTTGGAGATAGGCAGGGGTCTCTCCAGCGCCAGGGTGGAAGCCGACCTCTCGCGCGCATTGACAGACGCATGGCACGCTATGCAACGGACCCTGCAGGCGGAGTGCTCATGGGAAGTCCACGTGTCAACGCGCTGGAGGAGTACAAGTCCCTGTTCGAACGCCAACGCGTGCAGGCGCTCGGCCCTGATGAATCGCAGCGCCTGGAGCTCCTGCGCGACGTGCTCTTGGAGTTGGGAGCCCTTCCTCCGGAGGGCAGCGAGTTGCCACCTCGCGCCGCCCGCGCGGAGGCTGTGCTCGAGGTGACATTCGCCACGCAAGACGACGTGGTGCGCGCGTACAGCAAGAACATCGGGGCCGGAGGACTGGCCATCCGGACGACGCGCGCGCTGCCCGTGGGCACCCCCTTGGAGCTGCGCATCACCCTCCCCGATTCGCCCCAGGCCCTGCGCACCCTCGCGCAGGTGGTCTGGTCTCGCGACGACGGCATGGGCGTCTCCTTCACCCAGCTCCCCCCGGAGGCCGAGCGCAGGCTGAAGCACTTCCTCACGCAGGACGCGTCGCTGCTTCAGCGGGTGCGCGGCGTGCTGAAGGCGGATGTGATGCAGTGGTTGACCAAGGACGTGAGGGAGCTGGGCAAGGGCCCCGCGCCCCAGGCGGCCGCCGCCGTGGAGCTGGACACACGTGTGCCGGTGTTGGTGAGCCTGAGCGACTCGCGGCTGCTGGCGCTGGTCACCGAGCTGTTCGAACAGAAGGGCCTGCGCATCGCGACGGACACCACCCGTCCCGCGCCCATCATCGTCGTGGACACGGGCACCGCGCTCGACGTGCTCAGCACCGCGGCCCGTCCGGGGACACGCGTCATCATGGTCAACGTCAGCGGCCCGGACTCGCTGATGGGGCGGCTCACGAACCTCAACCCCGCCGCGTTCGTGAAGCATCCGGCCAGCGCCGCCTCGGTACTGCTCGCGGTGGAGAAGCTCCTCGCCATCACCCCGGCGCCCTGAGCGGTGCATGCACACTTCGGCTTTCGCGACTCCGGCCGCTGCGACATGCTTCGCGCGCCGGTCTTCTCGCGCGGGGTGAATACATGAGTGGTGGGCTGTCGCGACTCGCAGGAGCGATGTGTCTCATGTTGGGGTGCGCCACCGCACCAAGGCCCGTCCCACCCGCCGCGCCACCTCCCGCCGTGCTCACGGCCTACCGGGTGCTTCCCGATGGAAGCACCACTCGCTGGGCCACGCTGACGACGGAGGCCGCGGACTTCCAACCTCCCGCCGACGGTGATTGGTGCGCGGAGCCCTTGCGCCCCGTCACCGCATCCGACGACGCACACGTGTTGGCCTCGGCGCTCCGGAACCACCGGGTGCCAGGCCTCTGCTTCGAGTCCGTGGGCGTCCCCGAGCCCGTGCTGCTCGCCACGCTCGTGCGAGGCACGGCCGTCGTGGCGCTGCGTGCCTCGGGCTCCTCCCTGGGGGATGCACACCTGGGAGCGCTGAAGGAGTTCACGGGATGGGAGGCCTTGCACCTCGACGGCACGCGTGTGACGGATGCGGGGCTCCTGCATCTGGCGGGGCTTCGGCGCCTGACCGTGGTGCGCCTGGATGAGACGGCGAGCTCCGACAAGGGCCTCGCCTTCATCGAGGGCCTCACCACGCTGCGGCGGTTGGGGCTCGCGGGAACGATGGCGAGCGCCCAGGGACTCCGGCCGCTCTCCGCGCAGACGGGATTGGAGTGGCTGGACCTCTCGGACACCTCGGTGGATGACAGCGTCCTCGACACGCTTCCGGGTGCCCACCTGCACACGCTCATCCTGAGCGGGACACGGGTGACGGACGCGGGGCTCGCGAGACTGCGGGACATGCCCGGCCTCACGTGGGTGGGACTCGCGCGAACCGGACTGACCGACGCGGGGCTTGCCCACCTCGGCGCGCTGCGGGAACTGCAAGCGCTCCACATCGGAGAGACCCAGGTGACGGACGCGGGGCTCATCCACCTCGCGGAGGTGAAGTCCCTCAGGGCGCTGGTCCTCACCAAGACGAAGCTCCAAGGCGCGGGCCTCCAGCATGTCGCGGGCCTGACTCAACTGGAGCTCCTTCACCTCGACGACACCCGGGTCGACGACGCCGCGATGCAACACCTGCGCGGACTGACGTCCCTGCGCGAGCTAGACGTGTCGCGCACCTCCGTCACGGGGACGGGGCTCACCCCGCTTGATGCGCTGAGGGAACTCGAGCGGCTGGGATTGTCCGGCCTCGCCTTGACGACGGACTCGCTCGCGGTGCTCCGGAAGATGGAGCGGCTCACCCGGCTGGACCTGAGCGGTACGCCCCTGGGCCCGGAGGCCTTGGGCCACGTGCCCTCCGGCCTGCGAGAGCTGGACCTGAGCCGCACGGCCTTCAACGACGAATGGCTGCCCTCGCTCCGTGCCCTGTCCCGCCTTCAATCCCTGCGCGCCGAGCGCACCTTGCTCACGGACCTGGGCCTGGGACAGCTCGGCGAGCTGGCGGAGCTGGAAGCGCTGCACCTCGCGGGCACCCTCGTCAACGGCTCCGGGCTCGTCCACCTCCAGCGCCTGGCCCACCTCAACCGCCTGGACCTCGGCTCGACCTGGCTGGATGCCGCATACACCCCCGCCCTCCAAGGGCTGACGCACCTCACCTGGCTCAGCCTGGCCCGGGGGCGGATTGGAGATGCGGCCCTGGGTCATCTGCCACCGGGTCTTCAATCGCTCTACCTGGCGAGGACCGCCGTCACCGACGCGGGGATGGCCTCGCTGCGGTCGCTTCCGTCGCTGCGGGAGCTGGACCTGCGGGGCACGGCGGTCACCGACGCGGCCCGGGACGCGCTGAGCCGGGAGCACGGCGTGCGGCTCGTCACGGGGCTCTAACGCGGCAGACACCTCCTGACGCGTCAGTGTGCTGGCTGACACGTCCGCTGGCGTGTCAGCATTGGCGCCACGGGCTCTTGTAAACACACGGGCCGCAGCCCTTTGGCGGCCTTGCGGACACCGACGGAAATGGCCCGCCCCCTGCAATACGCACACAAAACCCCGGGGCCCGGCACCCACGCGGATGCCCGGCCTCCTCAGGAGCGTCATGGACGCCGTCATCGAACAGATAAAGACCCTGGCCCTGGCCGAAGCCTTCCCCTTCCTGCTCAAGGCAATGGGAGCGCTGGTGCTGTGGTTCGTGGGCAGAGCCATCATCAACGCCTTCCGGCGCGTGCTGTACCTCACGCTGCACAAGCGTCAGTTCGACGCCACGCTCATCCGCTACATCGAGTCGCTGTTCGCCGGCTCCCTCACCATCCTCCTGCTGCTCGGCATCCTGGGGATGATGGGGTTCGAGACCACGTCCTTCGCCGCGCTGCTGGCCGCCGCCGGTATCGCCATCGGTACGGCATGGTCCGGACTGCTCTCCAACTTCGCCGCGGGCATCTTCCTGCTCGTGCTGCGCCCCTTCCGGGTGGGCGATGAAATCTCCGCCGCCGGAGTGACGGGCCTGGTGCAGGAGATTGGCCTCTTCGCCACCACCATCGACACGGGAGACAACCTGCGCATCTCCGTGGGCAACAACCGGCTCTTCGGCGACAACATCATCAACTTCAGCCACCACGCCCACCGTCGGGTCGCCATCAAGGTGCCGCTGATGCACGGCTGCGACGTCCACGGCTTGATGCGCGCCTTCCTGGAGCGAGTGGGGCAGGTGGACGGCGTCCAGCCCCAGCCCCCGCCCAGCGTCGGCGTGGCGGAGTTCACCGCGCAAGGTCCCGTGATTGCCATTGGCGTGAGCTGCAAACCCTCGGCGGCCGGAGCCGTCACGGGTGGCATCACCCAGGCCGCCTCGGATGTCCTCATCTCCACGGGCTACGTCGTCCCGCCGCAGCTCGCGATGTCGGATATCGCCAAGGCGAGCTGACCCGGCCCGGGAAGGTGCCTCGACTCAGTGGTAGTTGAGGCACCCGTCATAGGCGACGGATTCCGCCACCACGTCGACGGGCTGAGCGGGGACGATCTCCAAGGCGTCATAGGACGTCCCCGTGTTCCTGCACACGCCGCGCGCCAGCTGGTAGCCCGGCTTCAGCGCCTCCAGGTTGATGATGCCGTTCCACTCCTGGAGCTCCGAAAGGAGCGCGGGCGTCACCGTCGGAGCGTAGAGCACGACATGGGTCGCGGAGAGCCCTCGCAGAGGCTCCGTCTCGAAGTCGAAGCGGTCATCGCCATTGACGTCCTGATACACGGCGATGCGGCCTGTTCCCAAGAAGCCCGCACCCGCGCCCAGGTCATTGAGCGCCCCCGGCCCGGGCTCGCCCGTCAGCCGCAGGGAATAGGCCCCCGGAAACGACGGAGGCATCCCCGCGCCACCTTGCGAGACGATGATGTCACCCGACCTCATCCAGTTCTCCCAGGCGACGGTCACCCGGGTGGCACCGGTTTGCGAGGTGGGCTCCAGCGATACCACCTGGCCATTGAGGACGTAACCGGACTCCTCTTGTTCCTTGGGCCCGGAGGGCTGCGTGTCCTCCCCACACGCCACGAGCCACACCAGTCCCGACACCGCGACAGCGGCAGACACTCGACGATTCATTCTGGAAGCCCCCAATGTGTCGCGTCCCGGCTCACCACGAGCCTTGGATTCGCGATGACGGACTGGCTAAGACGAAGTCAGGCGGGGCGATAGTCGCTTCGCTATGGTGCCCGGGGAATGCACTCGCTGGCGAACATCGACGCCTTCGTGCGCGCCGTGGAGGAAGGTGACTTCACGCGGGCCGCGAAGAAGCTCAACCTCACGGCCTCCGCGGTGAGCCGGCGCATCGCCCGGCTGGAAGAGGAGCTGGGCGTGAAGCTCTTCCAGCGGACCACGCGTGCGCTGCGGCTCACCGAGGACGGTCGGGACTTCCACGCCCGCTGCCAGCGCATCCTCGCGGACCTGGACGACGCGAAGGAGTCACTCTCCCACTCTCGCGAACACCCCAGCGGCAGGCTGCGCGTGGAGGCGCCCCAGGTCATCGGGCAGCTCGTCCTGGCGCCCGCCCTTCCCCGCTTCCTCGCGCGCCATCCGGACCTGGAGCTGCACCTCACGCTGCGCGACACCGTGGTGGACCCGGTGACCGAGGGCGCCGACGTGCTCCTCCGCGTGGGACGATTGGGAGACTCCGGCCTGGTGGCCCGAAAGCTGGGCACCACGCGGATGGTCGCCTGCGCCTCCCCGGACTACCTGGCCCGGCGAGGCACCCCCACCACCCCATCCGACCTGGCGAGCCACGACTGCCTGGGCTTCCTGCGAGAAGGAGGCTCCTCCGACTGGCTCCTGCGAGAGGGGGACGAAACCGTACGGGTGACGCCCCACGGAAGCCTCCACGTCAACCACGGCGCGACCCTGCGGGACGCGGCCCTGCTGGGGCTGGGCATCGCGTGGTTGTTCGACTTCATGGTGGCCCGGGAGCTCGCCGCTGGAGCCCTGGTCTCCGTCCTGGAGCCTTGCTCCCGCGAGTCACGCCCCATCCATGCCCTGCACCCACCCAACCGGCATCTTCCTTCGCGGGTCCGAGTGTTCCTCGACTTCGTCGCCACCCTGTTTCCCACCAGCAAGGGCCGGTAGAGCCCTCGGATATCAGCGGGCATTCAGCGCCGCGTTGAGCGCGTCGGAGCTCGCCTTCGACCAGCGCTCTCCGATGGCCGCATAGCCCGGCTCCAGCACGAAGGGAGGAAGCATCTCCTCGGACGTGCGCTCATTTCGCATGGAGAGAGGGTGGATGCCCTCCGCGGCGCACGCCAGCCGGACCGCGCGCCATGACAATCCGGCGGCCTCCATGACCCGCAGATAGTCATCCCGCTGGAGGCTCTGGTCCGCGCTCTCCAGGATGTACGGACGCTGGGTCTTCTTGTAGGGCTTCTCCGGCCACCAGTCCTTGGTGCGCCGCCGGTACTCCCGCCGCGTCGCGTCCCGGAGCGCCACCAGCCGCTCGCGAAAGGAGTCCTCGGAGTCTTGGAGAAGCTCCAACGCGGTGCGCCCCATCGCCGCATAGAAGACGTCCGACGACTCATCCTTCCGCGCCCGCCCGTCCACGAAACCCACGTAGTCGCGCGTGGCCGAAAGCAACGCCCGCTCCGCCGCGTCCACCGTCAACACCTCGACGGGCCGCGTCTCGGGCATCTCCACGAAGCCCTCTCCCTCCACCGTCCCATCCGGCAGCGGACGCGAGAAGGCATGGCCGTACCAGACGTTCCTGTCCGGAAACACCAGCACCAGCTCCGGCATTCTTGGCAGGGAGGGCGGCGCCTGATTCAGCACCCAATCCGCGGGGTCCACCGCCTGGAGCGCGCGGATGGCGACCAGGCCTCGCGCCCGCATCCGCTCGAACCAGGTGTAGAACGACGGCTCGAAGCCACCCTCCACCTGGAAGCCACGGAAGCCCTCCCGCCGTGGGAAGAAGGTCCCGGCCGTCGGGTCATCCAGCATCAGCGCGCGGAGGTCCTGCCCTCCCAGCCGAGCGTTTCCGACAATCGCCGCCTGCCACGCATAGAGATGGACGATGATGCTCATCGCTCGACCCTACCGTGTTTCCACGGCCAGGACGCATACACATAGGCACCCATCCCATACAAAGACAATCACCAACGGGTGGCCGAACCACCCGCTGGTGATTGACGTCCGAGACGGCCATACACCCGCGAAATGTGTCGAAGATTCCTCTGCCAGTCACTCTGTAGCGCCAAGAGATACATCCCCAAATCGCCTGTAGCGGCGGGCGCTACAGTCCTGACAGGCGGAAGCGCTGCGATGTATCGATGATACAGAGGAGGCATTCGGGGTGCGTGAATGCTGGCGTGGCGAATGCAATGGGTGTCCACGCCGCCGGAAGGAAGGCATTCGGGCTGGGCCGGCACCGAATGAGTCCCCTCCTGGCGGAGCAGATCATCCCCCCAAAGCAAGAGGTAGGTCATTCCATGCATCTGAAGACGATGGGCCGCGTGATGGCGGCGGCAGCGTTTCTCAGCGTGATGTCGGGTTGTGCGGGTGAGGAGCCCACGAACGCGGGTGGCGACGTCGGCGCGCAGGAGGCGGGTGCGGAGTCGCAGTGCGTGAACCGGTTCGATGGCATCAACAACTGCGCGCTGGGCAACGCGAAGGTGACGCCCACGGAGAAGGGCCTGAACGTCACCGGGCTGCGCTCGGTCAAGACGGACGGCATTGCCAGCCGGTTCTCGCGTGCGACCAGCTGGTCGCAGGCGAGCGAAATCAAGTTCGGCGGCACCACGGGCGTGTGGCAGATGGACGCGCGCTCCGGTGACCAGGTGGTCAGCACCCTGCGCGTGGCGCCGGGCAAGGAGCCGAACTCCGCGTACATCACCCCGAGCTTCAGCGGCGCTCCGGGTGGCTCTTCCTACCGGATGAACGTCTACCGCGACGGCGTGCTCCAGGGCTCGTCCTCGAACCCCGCCGCGCAGATGCTCGTGTTCTACAACTGGCGGGACTTCTTCCGCTGGCTCGTGGCCTACGCGGACTTCTTCGAGCTGGACATCATCGTCTGGAAGAACGGCCAGAAGCCCACCGCTCCGGACAACGTGGGCGCCTGCGGCTGGCGGCTGCGCACCGAGGGCAACACCTTCACGGTGAAGATGGACGACGGCAAGGAGATCACCGGCGACACCGTGGAGTTCATCGAGCAGATCGAGGACGGCCACTACCCGTACAACGGTTTCACGGGCATCGACTCGAAGCTGACCGCCGAGGGCGTGAACATCCTGGGCGAGTCGTTCGTGCCGGCGGCGAAGTAGTCATCGCCACCTCCCGCGTCTGAGGGCGCGGGCCTCGTGCCGGGCGAAAGCCTCCACTTTCGCCCGGCACGGTCTTCACCGTGTCCTGGAGATTCCCGATGAGACGGCGCCTGTATTGGTTGGGCATCCCCCTTGGAGCCATGCTGCTCACGGCCGTGTGGGCGCAGGCCGCGCGCCGTCCGCCTCCCGCGATTCTGGACTTGGGGCCGCTCTCCTCCTCCGTGGAGCCAGGTGAGGAGCTCCCGGGTGGCGGCGCCACGGTGACGGACACGGGGCGCAATGCGTTTGGACGCACGCCGCCCAACATGGACCGCTCGCGCTGGCCGGAGTTCCATCTGGGCAAGCGGGTGTTCGACCGCGACTGGAGCGACCCCTACCACCTGCCGGGCCTGGGGCCTCTGTACAGCGCCGCCTCGTGCATGACGTGTCACGTGAAGGATGGAAAGGGGCGCCCTCCCGCCTCGCCCACCGAGCCCGTCGTCTCGCTGGCGTTCCAGCTCGGCTCCGCATCGGGCCCCGGGCCACATCCCGTGTATGGCGAACAGCTGGACCTCCACCAGCTCGGCCAGGCGCGAGGAGAAGGCACCGTCGAGGTGAGCTACGACGAGCTCCCCGGTGAGTTCGCCACGGGTGAGCCGTACTCACTGCTCCGGCCCCGCTACCACTTCAAGGACCTGGCCCACGGGCCCCTGGGAGAAGGCACGCCGTTCTCCCCCCGCGTGGCCCCCGCCAACTTCGGGCTGGGGCTGCTGGAGGCGATTCCCGAGGCGGCGCTGCTCGCGCTCGAGGACCCCGATGACCGGGATGGCGATGGCATCTCCGGGCGCGCCAACCAGGTGATGGATGTCTCCGAGGGGCACACGCGCATGGGCCGCTTCGGCTGGAAGGCCAACCAGCCCACCCTGCTCCAGCAGGTGACCCACGCGCTGGTGGCGGACATGGGCTTGACGACCCCGATCTATCCACGGGCGCAGGAGCCTCGGGGCACACCTGTGGCCGCCACGGGCCCCGACGTGAAGGACTATGACCTGGAGCGGCTCGTCTTCTACACGCGGCTGTTGGCCGTGCCCAAGCGCCGGAACTGGGAGGCCCCCGACGTGCTGCGAGGCAAGGCGGTGTTCCGCGCCCTCGGCTGCGCGGCCTGTCACGTCGACCGCGCGTTCGAGACGGCGGAGGTGTCTGGCTTCCCGGAGCTGTCGAAGCAGCGCATCCAGCCCTACACCGACCTGCTGCTGCATGACATGGGCGAGGGGCTCGCGGATGGACGGCCGGATGGGCTCGCCACCGGACGGGAGTGGAGGACACCACCGCTGTGGGGCATCGGGCTCACTGCGACGGTGAGCGGTCACACCCGGTTCCTGCATGACGGGCGCGCGAGGAACGTCGAGGAGGCCGTGCTGTGGCACGGTGGCGAGGCGGACGCCGCGAGGGAGCGCTACACGCGATTGCGGCGGGAGGACCGGGAGGCGCTGCTCGCGTTCCTCGGGTCGCTCTGAGGCACGAGCCCCCTTTCGAGGGTGGCCCCTGGCGAGACTTTCCTTCCGACGCTACGTTTTGACTCATGGCACGAAGGGCTCCTGGTGCCGCCGAGGGTGCGTTCCCACCCGGAGCTGGTCACCGAGGCTGCGCCCCGAGGGCCGTGGGTTGAACCGACGTCGCTCTCGTCCTGGAACTGGAAGCCTCCCTTGGAACTCTCCTTGAATCCCGCCCTGCGCACCGACCTGGGCAAGCGCGCGGGTGTCACCGGCGGCCTGTTGGGCGTGCTGTGTGTGTTCGCAGAATTCTGCTTCCTGTTTCCCCACCTGCTGGTGTCCGCCGACGGCCGGGCCTTCTACTCGGAGCACATGGGCCTGTTCCGAGGCATCCTCCAGGCCGCCATCATCGCCACCTTCGTGCTGGGCGCCGTCAGCGTGTTCACCTTGCGCTCCAAGGCGCATGGCGGCATCGCCATGGTGCTCGCGCTGGTGGCCCTGCTCCTGGGTGGCAGCGAGGCGGAGCCCCTCACCCACCAGCCGCGCGCCATGAGCGCGGGCCTGGACTACTTCGTGCTGGAGCTGTTCGTGCTGGGGCTGCTGTTCATCCCCATGGAGCGGCTGTGGGGACTGCACGAGCAGCGCATCTTCCGCGAGGGCTGGCAGACGGACCTCAAGCACTTCTTCGTCAGCCACGTGGGCGTACAGCTCATCTCGTTCGCGGTGCTGATTCCGGTGCAGGTCTTCTTCGCCTGGGCGGTGCGCGCGGACTTCCAGGCCCACGTGGCCGCCCAGCCGGTGTGGCTGCAGTTCTTCGAGATTCTCTTCGTGGTGGACCTGGTGAGCTATTGGGTGCACCGCGCCTTCCACCAGATTCCGTGGCTCTGGAAGTTCCACGCCATCCACCACTCCAGCTTGCAGATGGACTGGCTGGCCAGCTCGCGCTCGCACCTGGTGGATGTGCTGGTGAACCGGGTGGCGGGCTTCATCCCGGTGTTCCTGCTGGGATTCAGCCCGGCCGCCATCTATGGCTATCTCGTCTTCGTCTCATTCCACGCGGTCTACATCCACGCCAACGTGAGCCACCGCTGGCCCTATCTGCGTTGGGTGTTCGCGACGCCCGAATTCCACCACTGGCACCACACGTCGGACGATGAAGGCATCGACAAGAACTTCGCGGTCTTCATCTCGTTCATCGACGTGATTTTCAGGACCGCGTATCTCCCCGCGCACTGGCCATCGCGGTATGGGACGACGCAGTTCCAGCCGCCGGAGACGTACCTGGGGCAGCTCGCATATCCGTTCAAGCGCCATGAGGAGACGCCCTACGGATAGGCGAGGAGGGGTGGACGCGCCCTA from Myxococcus stipitatus carries:
- a CDS encoding mechanosensitive ion channel family protein, with product MDAVIEQIKTLALAEAFPFLLKAMGALVLWFVGRAIINAFRRVLYLTLHKRQFDATLIRYIESLFAGSLTILLLLGILGMMGFETTSFAALLAAAGIAIGTAWSGLLSNFAAGIFLLVLRPFRVGDEISAAGVTGLVQEIGLFATTIDTGDNLRISVGNNRLFGDNIINFSHHAHRRVAIKVPLMHGCDVHGLMRAFLERVGQVDGVQPQPPPSVGVAEFTAQGPVIAIGVSCKPSAAGAVTGGITQAASDVLISTGYVVPPQLAMSDIAKAS
- a CDS encoding TIGR02266 family protein, encoding MGSPRVNALEEYKSLFERQRVQALGPDESQRLELLRDVLLELGALPPEGSELPPRAARAEAVLEVTFATQDDVVRAYSKNIGAGGLAIRTTRALPVGTPLELRITLPDSPQALRTLAQVVWSRDDGMGVSFTQLPPEAERRLKHFLTQDASLLQRVRGVLKADVMQWLTKDVRELGKGPAPQAAAAVELDTRVPVLVSLSDSRLLALVTELFEQKGLRIATDTTRPAPIIVVDTGTALDVLSTAARPGTRVIMVNVSGPDSLMGRLTNLNPAAFVKHPASAASVLLAVEKLLAITPAP
- a CDS encoding LysR family transcriptional regulator; this encodes MHSLANIDAFVRAVEEGDFTRAAKKLNLTASAVSRRIARLEEELGVKLFQRTTRALRLTEDGRDFHARCQRILADLDDAKESLSHSREHPSGRLRVEAPQVIGQLVLAPALPRFLARHPDLELHLTLRDTVVDPVTEGADVLLRVGRLGDSGLVARKLGTTRMVACASPDYLARRGTPTTPSDLASHDCLGFLREGGSSDWLLREGDETVRVTPHGSLHVNHGATLRDAALLGLGIAWLFDFMVARELAAGALVSVLEPCSRESRPIHALHPPNRHLPSRVRVFLDFVATLFPTSKGR
- a CDS encoding di-heme oxidoredictase family protein; the encoded protein is MRRRLYWLGIPLGAMLLTAVWAQAARRPPPAILDLGPLSSSVEPGEELPGGGATVTDTGRNAFGRTPPNMDRSRWPEFHLGKRVFDRDWSDPYHLPGLGPLYSAASCMTCHVKDGKGRPPASPTEPVVSLAFQLGSASGPGPHPVYGEQLDLHQLGQARGEGTVEVSYDELPGEFATGEPYSLLRPRYHFKDLAHGPLGEGTPFSPRVAPANFGLGLLEAIPEAALLALEDPDDRDGDGISGRANQVMDVSEGHTRMGRFGWKANQPTLLQQVTHALVADMGLTTPIYPRAQEPRGTPVAATGPDVKDYDLERLVFYTRLLAVPKRRNWEAPDVLRGKAVFRALGCAACHVDRAFETAEVSGFPELSKQRIQPYTDLLLHDMGEGLADGRPDGLATGREWRTPPLWGIGLTATVSGHTRFLHDGRARNVEEAVLWHGGEADAARERYTRLRREDREALLAFLGSL
- a CDS encoding sterol desaturase family protein, producing MELSLNPALRTDLGKRAGVTGGLLGVLCVFAEFCFLFPHLLVSADGRAFYSEHMGLFRGILQAAIIATFVLGAVSVFTLRSKAHGGIAMVLALVALLLGGSEAEPLTHQPRAMSAGLDYFVLELFVLGLLFIPMERLWGLHEQRIFREGWQTDLKHFFVSHVGVQLISFAVLIPVQVFFAWAVRADFQAHVAAQPVWLQFFEILFVVDLVSYWVHRAFHQIPWLWKFHAIHHSSLQMDWLASSRSHLVDVLVNRVAGFIPVFLLGFSPAAIYGYLVFVSFHAVYIHANVSHRWPYLRWVFATPEFHHWHHTSDDEGIDKNFAVFISFIDVIFRTAYLPAHWPSRYGTTQFQPPETYLGQLAYPFKRHEETPYG